The Bos indicus x Bos taurus breed Angus x Brahman F1 hybrid chromosome 3, Bos_hybrid_MaternalHap_v2.0, whole genome shotgun sequence genome includes a window with the following:
- the GJA8 gene encoding gap junction alpha-8 protein encodes MGDWSFLGNILEEVNEHSTVIGRVWLTVLFIFRILILGTAAEFVWGDEQSDFVCNTQQPGCENVCYDEAFPISHIRLWVLQIIFVSTPSLVYVGHAVHHVRMEEKRKEREAEELSQQSPGNGGERAPLAADQGSVKKSSSSSKGTKKFRLEGTLLRTYICHIIFKTLFEVGFIVGHYFLYGFRILPLYRCSRWPCPNVVDCFVSRPTEKTIFILFMLSVASVSLFLNILEMSHLGLKKIRSAFKRPVEQPLGEIPEKSLHSIAVSSIQKAKGYQLLEEEKIVSHYFPLTEVGMVEASPLSAKPFSQFEEKVGPGPLGDLSRAYQETLPSYAQVGAQEGVEEEQPVEAAAEPEVGEKSQEAERVSTEGQETLAVLEVEKVEPPEVEKEVEKEEPPPEKVSKQELTPEKAPSLCAELPGDDTRPLSRLSKASSRARSDDLTV; translated from the coding sequence ATGGGAGACTGGAGTTTCCTGGGGAACATTTTGGAGGAGGTGAATGAGCACTCCACTGTCATCGGCCGCGTATGGCTCACGGTGCTTTTCATTTTTCGGATCCTCATCCTCGGTACTGCCGCAGAGTTCGTGTGGGGGGATGAGCAGTCCGACTTCGTGTGCAACACCCAGCAGCCAGGTTGCGAGAACGTCTGCTACGACGAggccttccccatctcccacatCCGTCTCTGGGTCCTGCAGATCATCTTCGTCTCCACGCCGTCGCTGGTGTACGTGGGGCACGCGGTGCACCACGTCCGCATGGAGGAGAAGCGCAAGGAGCGCGAGGCCGAGGAGCTGAGCCAGCAGTCTCCGGGCAACGGCGGCGAGAGGGCGCCCCTAGCGGCGGACCAGGGCAGCGTCaagaagagcagcagcagcagcaaaggcaccAAGAAGTTCCGGCTGGAGGGGACCCTGCTGAGGACCTACATCTGCCACATCATCTTCAAGACCCTCTTTGAGGTGGGCTTCATCGTGGGCCACTACTTCCTGTACGGTTTCCGGATCCTGCCTCTCTACCGCTGCAGCCGGTGGCCCTGCCCCAACGTGGTGGACTGCTTCGTGTCACGACCCACCGAGAAAACCATCTTCATCCTCTTCATGCTGTCCGTGGCCTCCGTGTCCCTCTTCCTCAATATTCTGGAGATGAGCCACCTGGGCCTGAAGAAAATCCGATCCGCCTTCAAGAGGCCAGTGGAGCAGCCACTGGGGGAGATTCCTGAGAAGTCCCTCCACTCCATTGCCGTCTCCTCCATCCAGAAGGCCAAGGGCTACCAGCTCCTCGAAGAAGAGAAAATCGTGTCCCATTATTTCCCTTTGACGGAGGTGGGGATGGTAGAGGCCAGCCCCCTTTCTGCCAAGCCTTTCAGTCAGTTCGAGGAGAAGGTGGGCCCGGGGCCCCTGGGAGACTTGTCCAGGGCCTACCAGGAGACCCTGCCTTCCTACGCTCAGGTGGGTGCCCAGGAGGGAGTCGAGGAGGAGCAGCCCGTAGAAGCGGCCGCAGAACCAGAGGTGGGCGAGAAGagtcaggaggcagagagagtgaGCACAGAAGGCCAAGAGACCCTGGCCGTGTTGGAAGTGGAGAAAGTGGAGCCCCCCGAAGTGGAGAAGGAGGTTGAGAAAGAAGAGCCGCCGCCTGAGAAGGTATCAAAGCAAGAGCTGACGCCTGAGAAGGCGCCTTCGCTATGTGCGGAGCTGCCAGGGGACGACACCAGACCCCTGAGCAGGCTGAGCAAAGCCAGCAGCCGGGCCAGGTCAGACGATCTCACCGTGTGA